In the Klebsiella aerogenes KCTC 2190 genome, one interval contains:
- the murQ gene encoding N-acetylmuramic acid 6-phosphate etherase, with translation MSIDLSKLLTERRNANSANIDTLSTVDMLTVINQEDQQVAQAITPYLPQIAEVVDKVAAALRAGGRLIYIGAGTSGRLGILDASECPPTFGTRPEQVVGIIAGGHKAILSAVENVEDNKAQGAMDLQNLNFSNRDVLVGLAASGRTPYVIGAMEYAHSQNAFVAIVSCNPHGEMAQLADVAITPVVGPEVVTGSTRLKAGTAQKLVLNMISTGAMIRIGKVYSNLMVDVEATNAKLIERQVSIVMEATDCDRATAQNALDACGRHCKTAIVMVLADLSAAEAQSLLAKNNGYIRKALSNT, from the coding sequence ATGAGTATCGACCTGAGCAAACTGCTGACCGAGCGACGCAACGCCAACAGCGCCAACATTGACACCCTCTCCACTGTCGACATGCTGACGGTGATAAACCAGGAAGATCAGCAAGTGGCGCAAGCGATAACGCCTTACTTGCCGCAGATAGCGGAAGTCGTGGATAAAGTGGCGGCGGCGCTGCGGGCCGGGGGACGGCTGATTTACATCGGCGCCGGCACGTCGGGGCGTTTGGGTATTCTGGACGCCAGCGAATGCCCGCCGACCTTTGGCACCCGTCCGGAGCAGGTGGTGGGGATTATCGCCGGCGGACATAAAGCGATTCTGAGCGCCGTGGAAAACGTGGAAGACAATAAAGCGCAAGGGGCGATGGACCTGCAGAACCTTAACTTCAGCAACCGTGATGTGCTGGTGGGGCTGGCGGCCAGCGGGCGTACGCCGTACGTCATTGGTGCGATGGAATACGCCCATAGCCAGAATGCGTTTGTCGCTATCGTCAGCTGTAACCCGCACGGTGAAATGGCGCAGCTGGCGGACGTGGCGATTACCCCGGTGGTCGGCCCGGAAGTGGTTACCGGATCGACCCGCCTGAAAGCCGGCACCGCGCAGAAGCTGGTGCTGAATATGATCTCCACCGGGGCGATGATCCGCATCGGCAAGGTCTACAGCAACCTGATGGTGGATGTCGAAGCGACCAACGCCAAGCTGATTGAGCGCCAGGTGTCTATCGTGATGGAAGCGACCGACTGCGATCGCGCCACCGCGCAGAATGCGCTGGATGCCTGTGGCCGCCACTGTAAGACGGCGATTGTGATGGTGTTGGCTGACTTAAGTGCTGCAGAAGCGCAGTCGCTGCTGGCGAAAAACAACGGTTATATCCGCAAGGCGCTAAGCAACACCTGA
- the eefC gene encoding multidrug efflux RND transporter outer membrane subunit EefC, whose translation MFRLSLMFIALLTAGCVSLDPHYERPAAPVPATLPGAHGESTAVVGDWQKVVNDARLKKVVSIALNSNRDVQKALADIEAARAQYGETRASLFPTVDAELSHTRSKTIASGLSSTSQADGAVSSFELDLFGKNQSLSRAARESWLASEFTAQNTRLTMIADLTTAWVTLATDNSNLALAQQTMESAENSRKIVARQMAVGTASAGDLSSAESVYQQARASVASYRTLVAQDKNAINLLAGETVPESLLPGTLESLGDNSIALVPAGVSSSVLLRRPDIQEAEHNLKSANADIGAARANFFPSISLTASAGVGSDSLSSLFSHGMQVWSFAPSISLPLFTGGSNLAQLRYAQAEKKGLIATYEKSIQSAFKDVADALARRETLSEQLDAQQQYVAAEQKSLDIAMKSYQAGVGDYLSVLTAQRTLWSAKATLLSLQQTDLNNRITLWQSLGGGAS comes from the coding sequence ATGTTTCGTTTGAGTTTAATGTTTATCGCGCTCCTGACCGCGGGCTGTGTCTCTCTTGACCCGCACTACGAGCGCCCGGCCGCGCCGGTGCCGGCGACCCTTCCCGGCGCGCACGGCGAATCAACGGCGGTGGTCGGCGACTGGCAAAAAGTGGTCAATGATGCGCGGTTAAAAAAAGTGGTCAGCATCGCGCTTAATAGCAACCGCGATGTGCAAAAGGCATTAGCCGATATTGAAGCCGCTCGCGCCCAGTATGGCGAAACGCGCGCATCGTTGTTTCCCACCGTCGATGCCGAGCTGAGCCATACCCGCAGCAAAACGATCGCCAGCGGCCTAAGTTCTACCTCGCAGGCTGACGGCGCGGTCTCGAGCTTCGAACTGGATTTGTTCGGCAAGAACCAGAGCCTGTCGCGCGCGGCGCGAGAAAGCTGGCTTGCCAGCGAATTCACCGCGCAAAATACCCGACTGACGATGATTGCCGATTTGACCACCGCCTGGGTGACGCTGGCGACGGATAATAGCAATCTGGCGCTGGCGCAGCAGACGATGGAAAGCGCGGAGAACTCGCGTAAAATCGTCGCTCGCCAGATGGCGGTGGGCACCGCCTCCGCCGGTGATTTAAGTTCGGCGGAAAGCGTCTATCAGCAGGCGCGAGCCAGCGTCGCCAGCTATCGTACGCTGGTGGCGCAGGATAAAAACGCCATTAACCTACTGGCCGGGGAAACCGTGCCGGAGAGCCTGCTGCCCGGTACGCTGGAGAGCCTGGGGGATAACAGCATCGCGCTGGTGCCGGCGGGGGTATCGTCATCGGTACTGTTGCGCCGGCCGGATATTCAGGAGGCGGAACATAATCTCAAGAGCGCTAATGCCGATATCGGCGCGGCGCGAGCGAACTTTTTCCCGTCCATTTCGCTGACCGCCAGCGCCGGGGTCGGCAGCGACTCGCTATCGTCGCTGTTTAGCCATGGCATGCAGGTGTGGTCGTTCGCCCCGTCCATCAGCCTGCCGCTGTTCACCGGCGGCAGTAATCTGGCGCAGCTACGCTATGCGCAGGCTGAGAAAAAGGGGCTGATTGCCACCTACGAGAAATCCATTCAGAGCGCCTTTAAGGACGTTGCCGATGCGCTGGCGCGCCGGGAAACGCTGAGTGAACAGCTCGATGCCCAGCAGCAGTATGTTGCCGCCGAGCAGAAGTCGCTGGATATCGCGATGAAGAGTTATCAGGCCGGGGTCGGCGACTATCTGTCGGTGCTGACCGCCCAGCGGACGCTGTGGTCGGCGAAGGCGACGCTGCTGTCGCTGCAGCAGACCGACCTCAATAACCGCATTACGCTCTGGCAATCGCTGGGCGGCGGCGCCAGTTAA